The sequence TTGATGCTACGGATGGTCTCGCCGAAGCCGGCGCCGTTGACCATGGCGTCGTGCGGGGTCATGGTGCCCGGTCCGGTCTGGGTGTCCCAGTACCAAAGTCCGGTTTTCCAGGAGATGGCGGGATCGGTCTCGACGAGGCTGGGGTTGTCCAGGAGGTCGACGCCGAGCGCGTCGCCCGCGGCCTTGTAGTTGAAGTTCCAGCTGAGCTGGATAGGGCCGCGCCCGTAGTACGAGTAGGTACCGGCCGGGCAGCCGTAGGGCTCAGAGGCGCAGTAGTTACCGGACTTGTCGATCTCGGTGACGTAGACGAGGCCGCCGGTCTCGTGGCTGACGTTGGCGAGGAAGGCCGCGGCCTCCTGCTTCTGGACGGTGTCGCTGCCGGTGGTGGCGAAGCCCGGGTAGGCGCTGAGGGCGGCGGTGAGGCCGGCGTAGGTGTAGAAGGAGTTCCGGTTCGGGAACATCTGGTTGAACTGCGCCTCGCTGACCACGAATGCGCCGTTGGTCGGGGGCGTGGTGCCGCCACCGCCGGAGCAGCTGTACGGGCTCCAGTACCAGGTGCTGATGGTCGGGTCGTAGCCCGGGTTGTCGTGGGTGGCGATGTAGTCGCTGCCGTTGGTGTACTGCACGATGTCGCCGGTGACGTAGTTCTGGCCCGCGACCCAGGCGGGGTAGCTGCAACTGTCGTTGCCGCCGGTCGAGCCGCCGGTGCCGCCGCCTGAGTTGCCGCAG comes from Streptomyces sp. NBC_00448 and encodes:
- a CDS encoding glycoside hydrolase family 19 protein, whose translation is MSRQRFIAFLTALAVAVGLAVMVPFASSASATDCAAAWSSSSVYTGGQTASYNAHNWSAKWWTQGETPGSADVWADQGACGNSGGGTGGSTGGNDSCSYPAWVAGQNYVTGDIVQYTNGSDYIATHDNPGYDPTISTWYWSPYSCSGGGGTTPPTNGAFVVSEAQFNQMFPNRNSFYTYAGLTAALSAYPGFATTGSDTVQKQEAAAFLANVSHETGGLVYVTEIDKSGNYCASEPYGCPAGTYSYYGRGPIQLSWNFNYKAAGDALGVDLLDNPSLVETDPAISWKTGLWYWDTQTGPGTMTPHDAMVNGAGFGETIRSINGSIECNGGNPAEVQDRVNAYENFTSILGVPAGNNLSC